A stretch of the Thermus hydrothermalis genome encodes the following:
- the pdxT gene encoding pyridoxal 5'-phosphate synthase glutaminase subunit PdxT gives MRGVVGVLALQGDFREHKEALKRLGIEAKEVRKKEHLEGLKALIVPGGESTTIGKLAREYGLEEAVRQRVAEGSLAVFGTCAGAIWLAREILGYPEQPRLGVLDVAVERNAFGRQVESFEEDLFIRGFSEPFHGVFIRAPVFRRLGEGVEVLAELQGLPVLVRQGKILASAFHPELTPDLRIHRYFLELAGL, from the coding sequence ATGAGGGGCGTGGTTGGCGTCCTAGCCCTGCAAGGGGATTTCCGCGAGCACAAGGAGGCGCTTAAGCGCCTGGGGATAGAGGCAAAGGAGGTGCGGAAGAAGGAGCACCTGGAGGGGCTCAAGGCCCTCATCGTGCCTGGCGGGGAGTCCACCACCATCGGCAAGCTGGCCCGGGAGTATGGCCTCGAGGAGGCCGTGCGGCAACGGGTGGCGGAGGGGAGCCTGGCGGTTTTTGGCACCTGCGCCGGGGCCATATGGCTTGCCCGGGAGATCCTAGGCTACCCCGAGCAACCCCGCCTGGGTGTCTTGGACGTGGCGGTGGAGCGGAACGCTTTTGGCCGCCAGGTGGAGAGCTTTGAAGAGGACCTCTTCATCCGGGGCTTTTCCGAGCCCTTCCACGGGGTCTTCATCCGCGCCCCGGTCTTCCGCCGGCTGGGGGAGGGGGTGGAGGTGCTGGCGGAACTCCAAGGCCTCCCCGTCTTGGTGCGGCAGGGAAAGATCCTTGCCAGCGCCTTCCACCCCGAGCTCACCCCGGACCTGCGCATTCACCGCTACTTCTTGGAACTCGCTGGCCTCTAG